A stretch of the Psychroserpens sp. Hel_I_66 genome encodes the following:
- the pdxH gene encoding pyridoxamine 5'-phosphate oxidase — MNTDLGNYRKSYEKQELLESNVSDNPIELFQKWFHEVDENYDVGETNAMTISTIGLDGFPKSRVVLLKKFTHEGFIFYTNYESEKGRAIANNPNVCLSFFWPAAERQIIIKGAVEKIAENLSDGYFESRPRGSKLGALVSHQSDIIENRTVLENRLKDLELKYEGKDIPRPDFWGGFIVKPIEIEFWQGRPNRLHDRLRYQLDQDFNWILDRLSP, encoded by the coding sequence ATGAATACAGACTTAGGGAATTATAGAAAATCATACGAAAAACAAGAACTTTTAGAATCCAATGTAAGCGATAACCCTATAGAGCTATTTCAAAAATGGTTTCATGAAGTTGATGAGAATTATGACGTGGGTGAAACAAATGCCATGACCATTAGTACGATTGGTTTAGACGGTTTCCCAAAGAGTAGAGTTGTGCTCTTGAAAAAATTTACTCATGAAGGTTTTATATTTTATACAAATTATGAAAGCGAGAAAGGAAGAGCAATTGCAAATAATCCAAATGTTTGTTTATCTTTTTTTTGGCCTGCAGCAGAACGCCAAATCATAATAAAAGGAGCAGTAGAAAAAATAGCAGAAAATCTAAGTGATGGTTATTTTGAATCCCGACCTAGAGGAAGTAAGTTGGGCGCTCTTGTATCTCATCAAAGTGATATTATTGAAAATCGAACTGTGTTAGAAAACCGTCTCAAAGATCTAGAGCTTAAGTATGAAGGTAAAGATATACCAAGACCAGATTTTTGGGGAGGGTTTATTGTTAAGCCTATAGAAATTGAATTTTGGCAAGGTCGCCCTAATCGTCTTCACGATAGATTACGCTATCAATTAGATCAAGATTTCAATTGGATTTTAGATCGATTATCTCCATAA
- a CDS encoding T9SS type A sorting domain-containing protein produces the protein MKNYLLLAMLFALSILNAQTGDTLSEAILCDGINAEIDVLAFDSASNSMQEPTCVSSEDIFYKHTVSSGENKVTIGMASLGVIVAVQMNYQILLAPGGDTSNLQDVSCDSYNIPILAGGSFEQIISDVNPGDVYYLRAYVPSGLGSLLTGLLSSTLVTMVSEFDSTLSTPSIEEESLSYVVNKESIKLLNNQEPLRYQIYSLEGKTVLKSTDFNKIDLIDISSLEKGIYIFAMQNNAIRETSKFIKY, from the coding sequence ATGAAAAATTATCTACTATTAGCAATGCTATTTGCATTATCTATCTTAAATGCTCAAACCGGTGATACATTAAGCGAAGCCATACTTTGTGACGGTATTAATGCAGAAATCGATGTTCTGGCCTTTGATTCCGCTAGCAATTCCATGCAAGAACCTACATGTGTTTCTTCAGAAGACATCTTTTATAAACATACCGTTTCTTCTGGAGAAAATAAGGTTACTATTGGTATGGCAAGTTTAGGTGTTATTGTTGCTGTACAAATGAATTATCAAATCCTTCTGGCACCAGGAGGAGATACATCTAATTTGCAAGATGTTAGTTGTGATTCCTATAATATACCAATTCTTGCAGGTGGCAGTTTTGAACAAATCATTTCAGATGTTAATCCAGGTGACGTTTATTATTTGCGTGCTTATGTCCCGTCAGGATTAGGAAGTCTTCTTACAGGCTTATTGTCTTCTACATTAGTGACAATGGTAAGTGAGTTTGATTCTACATTATCTACACCTTCAATTGAGGAAGAATCACTGTCTTATGTTGTTAACAAAGAAAGTATTAAGCTTTTAAATAATCAAGAGCCTTTAAGATATCAGATTTATAGCTTAGAAGGTAAAACAGTTCTTAAAAGTACAGATTTTAATAAAATAGATCTTATTGATATTTCAAGTTTAGAAAAGGGAATCTACATTTTTGCTATGCAAAATAATGCAATAAGAGAGACCTCAAAATTCATTAAATATTAA
- a CDS encoding aspartate carbamoyltransferase catalytic subunit: protein MSELSVNHLLGIKYLNKKDIQLIFETADHFKEVINRPIKKVPSLRDITIANLFFENSTRTKLSFELAEKRLSADVINFSASQSSVKKGETLIDTVNNILSMKVDMVVMRHPNPGAGVFLSQHVNASIINAGDGAHEHPTQALLDSYSIRERLGEVKGKNVVIVGDILHSRVALSNIYALKLQGANVMVCGPKTLLPKYIKDLGVKVETNLVKALNWCDVANMLRVQNERMDISYFPSTREYTQQYGVNKALLNSLDKKITIMHPGPINRGVEITSDVADSDQAIILDQVQNGVAVRMAVIYLLASKIKH from the coding sequence ATGAGCGAACTAAGTGTCAATCACTTATTAGGAATTAAATATCTTAACAAAAAGGATATTCAATTAATTTTTGAAACTGCAGATCATTTCAAGGAAGTGATCAATAGGCCTATTAAAAAAGTACCTTCGCTTAGGGATATTACAATCGCCAATCTGTTTTTTGAAAATTCTACACGTACAAAATTGTCGTTTGAATTAGCTGAAAAACGACTTTCTGCAGACGTAATCAATTTTTCTGCTTCTCAATCTTCAGTAAAAAAGGGAGAGACGTTGATAGATACCGTCAACAATATATTATCCATGAAGGTAGATATGGTTGTGATGCGTCATCCCAATCCTGGAGCAGGTGTCTTTTTATCCCAACATGTTAATGCAAGTATTATCAACGCTGGAGATGGTGCGCATGAGCATCCAACCCAAGCTTTATTAGATAGCTATTCCATTCGTGAAAGATTAGGTGAGGTTAAAGGTAAAAATGTCGTTATCGTTGGAGATATTTTACACAGCAGAGTAGCGCTTTCAAATATTTATGCCTTAAAATTACAAGGTGCAAATGTGATGGTTTGCGGTCCAAAGACCTTGCTTCCGAAGTATATAAAAGATTTAGGCGTAAAGGTAGAAACGAATTTAGTAAAAGCATTAAATTGGTGTGATGTAGCAAATATGTTGCGCGTTCAAAATGAACGTATGGATATTAGCTATTTTCCATCAACAAGAGAATATACACAACAATACGGAGTTAATAAAGCACTATTAAATTCATTAGATAAAAAAATCACAATCATGCATCCTGGTCCAATAAACCGTGGTGTTGAGATTACTAGTGATGTGGCAGATTCTGATCAGGCCATTATTTTGGATCAAGTACAAAATGGTGTTGCAGTTAGAATGGCAGTTATTTATTTATTAGCGTCCAAGATAAAACATTAA
- a CDS encoding ribonuclease Z encodes MKLTILGCYSATPQVHTNPTAQILEIKNHTFLIDCGEGTQVELRRNKIKFSRIKHIFISHLHGDHCFGLAGLVSTFRLLTREADLHIYAPKGLKEVITMQMKLSDSWTNYQLIFHELTSKTSEMIYEDDKVEVHTIPLDHRIYTNGFLFKEKLGERKLDMNAVLNEDIDVAYYRKLKQGADVPDNTGKIIRNETVTKNPNPPKSYAFCSDTAYSESIIPIIENATVLYHESTFLEKNEVLALPTKHSTAKQAATIAKKANVGTLILGHYSTRYDSLAEFKTEAETIFTNVKLSKDGKKFNFD; translated from the coding sequence ATGAAACTAACCATACTAGGCTGTTACAGTGCAACACCGCAAGTTCATACAAACCCAACTGCTCAAATTCTTGAGATAAAAAACCATACGTTTTTAATAGATTGTGGTGAAGGTACACAAGTAGAGCTGCGCCGAAACAAAATAAAATTTAGTAGAATAAAGCATATCTTCATTTCCCATCTTCACGGTGATCACTGTTTTGGTCTCGCTGGTTTGGTTTCTACGTTTAGATTATTAACACGAGAAGCAGATTTGCATATTTACGCTCCAAAAGGTTTGAAAGAAGTCATTACGATGCAAATGAAGTTATCAGATTCTTGGACAAATTATCAACTGATATTTCATGAGCTTACTTCCAAAACTTCGGAAATGATCTACGAAGACGATAAAGTAGAAGTGCATACCATCCCTCTAGACCATAGAATTTATACCAATGGATTTCTGTTTAAGGAAAAATTAGGAGAACGTAAATTGGATATGAACGCAGTTTTAAACGAAGACATTGATGTTGCCTATTACCGAAAGTTAAAACAAGGGGCAGATGTGCCAGATAACACAGGCAAGATCATAAGAAACGAAACGGTTACTAAAAATCCCAATCCTCCAAAAAGTTATGCGTTTTGTAGTGATACAGCCTATAGTGAATCTATAATACCAATTATTGAAAATGCTACGGTGTTATATCATGAATCTACATTTCTTGAAAAAAATGAAGTGCTGGCTCTTCCCACAAAGCATTCAACAGCTAAACAAGCTGCCACAATTGCGAAAAAAGCAAATGTAGGCACTTTAATTTTAGGGCATTATTCTACAAGATATGATAGTTTGGCTGAGTTTAAGACTGAAGCAGAAACCATATTTACTAATGTGAAGCTTTCAAAAGATGGTAAAAAATTTAATTTTGATTAA
- a CDS encoding type IX secretion system membrane protein PorP/SprF, giving the protein MKLVKFNIIAFILLSSWMGVAQQLPQFTQYMYNTISINPAYAGSRETLSVVGLHRSQWVGLEGGPQTQTLSIHAPMRNERVGLGVSFINDKLGFQNFSYLYGDFSYTIPTGLESKLAFGLKAGFTSYSLDADFQQSQANDPVIFGFEDRWKPNIGTGVYWHSQKWYLGLSAPRILNTDYTGDAEFQALERISYYFTGGYVFDLSENTKFKPAALLKATNGAPLSFDLTANFLFFEKFWAGAGYRIDERAGALSALADFQVSKQLRIGYAYEYPISDLRPYTSGTHEILLMFEIFKSKRIKSPRYF; this is encoded by the coding sequence ATGAAATTAGTAAAGTTTAACATTATAGCATTTATACTACTGAGTAGTTGGATGGGCGTTGCGCAGCAGCTTCCGCAGTTTACTCAATACATGTATAATACGATTTCTATAAACCCAGCTTACGCAGGAAGTAGAGAAACACTTAGTGTTGTTGGTTTACATAGAAGCCAATGGGTAGGTCTTGAAGGAGGTCCACAAACACAGACACTTTCTATTCACGCACCAATGAGAAACGAAAGGGTTGGTTTAGGAGTATCGTTTATTAATGATAAACTAGGTTTTCAAAATTTCTCTTATTTATATGGTGACTTTTCTTATACCATCCCAACTGGTTTAGAAAGTAAATTGGCTTTCGGTCTAAAAGCTGGATTTACAAGTTATAGTCTTGATGCCGATTTTCAGCAATCTCAAGCGAATGATCCAGTAATTTTTGGTTTTGAAGATCGTTGGAAACCAAACATAGGTACTGGTGTCTATTGGCACAGTCAAAAATGGTATTTAGGCTTATCTGCTCCTAGAATTTTAAATACAGATTATACTGGAGATGCAGAGTTTCAAGCCTTAGAAAGAATAAGTTATTATTTTACAGGTGGCTACGTTTTTGATTTAAGCGAAAATACAAAATTCAAACCTGCAGCATTGCTAAAGGCAACTAATGGTGCACCTCTATCTTTTGACCTTACAGCTAACTTTTTATTCTTTGAAAAATTTTGGGCTGGTGCAGGATATAGAATTGATGAGCGTGCTGGAGCATTGAGTGCACTTGCAGATTTTCAAGTTTCAAAGCAATTACGAATAGGTTATGCTTATGAATATCCAATATCAGACTTGAGACCCTACACAAGTGGTACTCACGAAATCTTATTAATGTTTGAGATCTTTAAGAGCAAGCGTATAAAATCACCTAGATACTTCTAA
- the pyrR gene encoding bifunctional pyr operon transcriptional regulator/uracil phosphoribosyltransferase PyrR: MSQKVLLNAKEVNIILHRLACQLIENHNDFSNTALIGLQPRGKFLANRLAEILKTEYKIKNIKLGHLDITFYRDDFRRGEKILEANTTEIDFIVEDKNIVFIDDVLYTGRSIRAALTAIQSFGRPNEIELLTLIDRRFSRHLPIQPNYRGRQVDAINDEKVKVNWVENEGEDAVYLVSN, encoded by the coding sequence ATGAGTCAAAAAGTGTTACTTAATGCTAAAGAGGTAAACATCATTCTTCATCGATTGGCTTGTCAACTTATTGAAAATCACAACGACTTTTCTAATACCGCTCTCATAGGTTTACAGCCTAGAGGTAAATTTCTAGCTAATCGTCTTGCTGAAATATTAAAAACCGAATATAAAATCAAAAACATAAAACTAGGTCATTTAGACATTACGTTTTATAGAGACGATTTTAGAAGAGGGGAAAAAATATTAGAAGCCAACACAACCGAGATAGACTTTATTGTTGAAGATAAAAACATTGTTTTCATTGATGATGTATTATACACTGGACGCAGTATTAGAGCAGCTTTGACAGCAATACAATCTTTTGGAAGACCAAATGAGATTGAATTACTTACCTTAATAGACAGGCGTTTTAGCAGGCATTTACCAATCCAGCCAAACTATAGAGGTCGCCAAGTCGACGCTATAAATGATGAAAAGGTTAAAGTAAATTGGGTAGAGAACGAAGGAGAAGATGCGGTATATCTAGTTAGTAATTAA
- a CDS encoding OmpA family protein, translating into MKSKFLILIFALISTVSIAQEKLADKFFSNYGYIKATELYEEVLKKGDTSLHVLTRLGDCYYNNSKSEKAAFWYSKALAYDEKDINPEYIYKYIQSLRSLGEYKEADSWMKKFMAIQNNDTRTEDYNPENIAKFNELAETEKNNVVKVVSLPFNSKYSDFGSYIHNGQLYFASSRNTDEKKLYSWNQEPFLDIYQVKVDKEVDSVTYGTPDFIPSEKLNTEYHEASIAITNDGNTMYFTRDNVGKKNKIQYDKKGTTHLKIYKATLVGEQWTNIMELPINDEVFSTGHPALSPDNKQLYFVSDREGGLGETDIYVVDIEGSNTYSQPRNLGEKINTEGREMFPFIEKDSTFYFSSDGHLNLGFLDIFKSNLLKDESAEPVNLGAPYNSGYDDFAYFKNASEEKNENSGYFSSNRPDGQGSDDIYAFDASFCEQTIKGITRNSNDNEILPGVTVKLINEVGKVISTKETAEDGAYEFKVDCNKTYTVVGSKEDFKDDQKKVTTDNKHEKVTEADLYLEPLVRINQIVINPIFFDFDKSNIRTDAQYELENVVDVLRAHPEMVIKIESHTDSRGRDAYNLKLSDRRAKSTMEYILSRGLAKDRIESAIGYGETQLLNKCANGVKCSEEEHQLNRRSYFYILKE; encoded by the coding sequence ATGAAATCAAAGTTTTTAATCTTAATATTTGCGTTAATAAGCACAGTTTCGATTGCCCAAGAAAAGCTTGCTGATAAGTTTTTTAGCAACTACGGGTACATCAAGGCCACAGAACTTTATGAGGAAGTTCTCAAAAAAGGCGATACTAGTCTGCATGTTTTAACACGATTGGGAGATTGCTATTATAACAACTCAAAATCTGAAAAAGCAGCATTTTGGTACAGTAAAGCCTTAGCTTATGATGAAAAGGATATCAATCCAGAGTACATTTATAAGTACATCCAGTCTTTAAGAAGTTTAGGTGAATATAAAGAAGCAGATTCTTGGATGAAAAAATTTATGGCTATCCAAAATAATGATACCAGGACCGAAGACTACAATCCAGAGAATATTGCAAAATTCAATGAACTCGCAGAAACAGAAAAGAACAATGTGGTTAAGGTTGTAAGCTTACCTTTTAATTCAAAATATTCAGATTTTGGATCGTACATCCATAATGGACAATTGTACTTTGCATCCTCAAGAAATACAGATGAGAAAAAATTATACAGTTGGAACCAAGAACCGTTTTTAGACATTTATCAAGTTAAAGTTGATAAAGAAGTAGATTCGGTGACTTATGGAACTCCTGATTTTATTCCTTCGGAAAAACTAAATACCGAGTACCATGAAGCTTCAATAGCAATTACGAATGACGGAAATACGATGTATTTCACAAGAGATAATGTTGGGAAAAAGAACAAAATACAATACGACAAGAAAGGCACAACACACCTCAAAATATATAAAGCGACTTTAGTAGGTGAACAGTGGACCAATATTATGGAATTACCAATCAATGATGAGGTATTCTCAACTGGTCATCCAGCATTGAGCCCAGATAACAAACAGCTTTACTTTGTTTCAGATCGAGAAGGTGGTTTAGGAGAAACCGATATTTATGTTGTAGATATTGAAGGTAGCAACACCTACTCTCAACCTAGAAACCTTGGAGAAAAAATTAATACTGAAGGTCGCGAGATGTTTCCATTTATTGAGAAAGATAGTACGTTTTACTTCTCGTCTGATGGTCACTTAAATTTAGGTTTTTTAGATATCTTTAAATCTAATCTTTTAAAAGATGAGTCTGCAGAGCCTGTAAATTTGGGTGCACCATATAATAGTGGTTACGACGACTTTGCTTATTTTAAAAATGCTTCCGAAGAAAAAAATGAGAACTCTGGATATTTTTCATCTAATAGACCAGATGGGCAAGGTAGTGACGATATTTATGCTTTTGACGCTAGTTTTTGTGAGCAAACAATTAAGGGGATTACCAGAAATTCAAACGACAATGAAATTCTGCCAGGTGTAACCGTGAAATTGATCAATGAAGTTGGAAAAGTAATTTCAACAAAAGAAACTGCTGAAGATGGCGCTTATGAGTTTAAAGTAGATTGTAATAAGACATATACCGTTGTTGGCAGTAAAGAAGATTTTAAAGACGATCAAAAGAAAGTAACTACAGATAACAAACACGAAAAAGTTACCGAGGCTGATCTCTATTTAGAGCCTTTAGTTAGAATCAACCAAATTGTAATTAACCCTATCTTCTTTGATTTTGATAAATCAAATATTAGAACAGACGCACAATATGAATTAGAAAATGTGGTAGATGTACTTCGTGCTCACCCAGAAATGGTAATCAAAATAGAATCCCATACAGATAGTCGTGGGCGAGATGCCTATAATTTGAAATTATCAGACCGTAGAGCAAAATCAACAATGGAATACATTCTTTCTAGAGGTCTAGCCAAAGATCGTATTGAAAGCGCTATCGGTTATGGAGAGACACAGTTACTTAATAAATGTGCAAATGGCGTTAAATGTAGTGAAGAAGAACACCAATTAAATAGACGTTCATACTTCTACATACTTAAAGAATAG
- a CDS encoding CAP domain-containing protein produces the protein MRPAKFLLLMVLTAMMSFSCSTEEFPSETIDSMSLPAAPSAKIIEIEILELINAHRISEGLTPLNNHGVIKAVAYTHTDYMVEVNNVSHDNFYQRKNSLIDNTSATKVSENVAYAYSSAQSVVNAWLNSEGHRHNIEGDFTDFDISAEQNAEGKWYFTNIFIKR, from the coding sequence ATGAGACCTGCTAAATTCTTACTCTTGATGGTATTGACCGCAATGATGTCATTTTCTTGTTCTACGGAAGAATTTCCTAGTGAAACAATTGATAGTATGTCATTACCAGCTGCCCCTTCAGCTAAAATAATAGAAATTGAAATCTTAGAGCTAATCAATGCTCATAGAATTAGTGAAGGATTGACGCCTTTAAATAATCACGGTGTAATTAAAGCTGTAGCATATACGCATACAGATTATATGGTAGAAGTAAACAATGTGTCTCACGATAATTTTTACCAACGTAAAAACAGTTTAATCGATAATACAAGCGCAACTAAAGTTTCAGAAAATGTGGCTTATGCATACAGCTCTGCACAATCTGTAGTAAATGCGTGGTTAAATAGTGAAGGTCACAGACATAATATAGAAGGCGATTTTACCGATTTTGATATTTCCGCAGAACAAAATGCAGAAGGAAAATGGTATTTCACTAACATATTTATAAAAAGATAA